In Kutzneria kofuensis, the DNA window CCGACGACGACCCGCACCTCGCGGCCGTGCTCGAACGGCCGGTGCCGACCGTGGTGTGCGACCAGCCCGAGCTGGACACGGTGGACCGGGTCGGGATCGACGACCGGGCCGCCATCACCCAGATCGCCGACCACCTGATCGAGCTGGGGCACCGCCGGGTCGGTGTGCTCTGCATGCGGCTGGCGCGGGACCGCAACGACGGCTTCGTCAACGCCGACCGCCAGCACACGGCGCATTTCCACGTGCAGCGGGCCCGGCTGGAGGCGCTGGCCACCGCGTTCACCGCGGCGAACGTGGACTGGACGACCGTGCCGGTGGTCGAGCGCTTCGACCACAGCATCGCCTCCGGCGCGTCCGCCGCTGCCCAGCTGCTGGACCGGGATCCCCAGGTCACGGCCCTGATCTGCACCTCGGACATCCTCGCGCTGGGCGCGCTGGCCGAGGCCCGGCGGCGGGGACTGCGGGTGCCGCAGGACCTCACCATCACCGGCTTCGACGGCATCACCGAGAGCGAGCGGGCCGGGCTGACCACCGTGCGCCAGCCCGTGCTGGAGAAGGGCCGGGCCGCCGGCAAGCTGCTGGTCAACGCCGCCGACCACAACCGCCCGCGGACCGTGACGCTGGCCACCGAGCTGGTCATCGGCACCACCTCCGCGCCGCCCCGGATCACCGAGGAACGCTGGTTCGGTCCCTGATCCGACATGACAACGGCCCCACCTTCGCGCGGAAGGTGGGGCCGTTTGTGGGTTACGGCTCAGATGCCGTTGATCGGCAGACGCGGCGCGTGACCGAGCACGCCACCCAGAACGTCCGCGGTGTTGGGCAGGCCCGGCACGACGGTGCGGGCGGAGTCGTCGGCCGGCATGGTCGTGGTGAACGACGGGCCGAGGGCCGGGATGCCGTGGAAGCCGCTGACGGTGGCGCCGGGCACGGCCGGCACGGCCAGGGGCAGCTTCGGCAGGACGGAGTCGACGACCGGCAGCTCACGCTGCTGGCCGGCCAGGCCCGGCAGCGGCAGCTTCGGCAGGGCGGGGACGGCCGGGACCGGCAGCAGCTCGCGGCCGGCGACGGAGCTCAGCGGGGTGCTGGCCAGCAGCGCGGCGACCGGGGTGGTGGCGATCAGGCCGTACACCATGTCCAGGCCCGGCAGCGCGGGCAGCGCCCGCTGCTGGCCACCCAGCATCGGCAGGGCCGGCAGCGCCGGGAGACCCGGCAGCGAACGCTCGGCGGCGACGCCACCCAGCAGACCGTTCACCGGCAACGCGCCCAGCAGGTTCAGACCCGGCAGATCACGCTCAGCCGCAACCCCACCCAACAGACCGTTCACCGGCAACGCGCCCAGCAGGTTCAAGCCCGGCAGATCACGCTCAGCCGCAACCCCACCCAACAGACCGTTCACCGGCAGCGCACCCAGCAGGTTCAGACCCGGCAGATCACGCTCAGCCGCAACCCCACCCAACAGACCGTTCACCGGCAGCGCACCCAGCAGGTTCAGACCCGGCAGATCACGCTCAGCGGCAACGCCACCCAGCAGACCGCCGACCGGCAGCGTGCCGAGGAGGTCGGTGCCCGGCAGCGAACGCTGGCCGAGGCCCGGGAGCGGCAGCGGCAGCTGCGGCAGCGCCGGCAGGGAACGCCCGGCGGGCACGCCCGGCAGGGTCAGCGGCAGCTTGGGCAGACCCGGAAGGTCACGCTCGGCGGCGACGCCACCCAACAGACCGCCCACGGGCAGCGTGCCGACCAGGTCGGTGCCCGGCAGCGAACGCTGCTGCTCGTCGTCCAGCGGCAGCTGCGGCAGGTTCGGCAGCTGCGTCGGGTCGGACAGCGTGGTGAGGTCGGGCAGCTTGGTCAGGTCGTGCAGACCGGCGGTCGGCACCTGGCCGCCGTAGGTGACGTTGGGCAGCGACCGCGAGGTGGTCACGTCGGGCAGCGCCGACACCGGCAGGCCGGTGAGCAGGCTCGGCACCTTGGGCAGCCGCGGCACGTCGGAGATGGCGATGTGGCTGGGGTCGATGGACCGCTGCTGGTCGCCGCCGAGGGCGGGCAGCGCGGACAGGCCGGGCAGCTCCGGCTTCGGCAGGTCCTGGCCGTTGAGCTGGACGTTGCTCAGGGAGAGGCCCCCGCCGGCGAGGTCCTGCGGGTCGAGCGAGCGCTGCGTCTGACCGATCGGCATGGTCGGCAGCTGGATCTGGCTGGTGTCGGGCAGCGGCGGCAGGCCCTTGTGGCCGACGAGGTCGGTCAGGCGCAGCGCGGTGTCCGCGACACCGGTCGGGTCGCCGATCGGGGCGGGCGCGGCGGCGGCGTTGCCGGCGGTCATCGCGAGCACGCCGCCGGCGAGCAGGGCGGCCGGAATTCCGCGCCTCATCCAGGTACGCATGGGAAATGTTCTCCTTGTCGAATTTCCCGGGTCACGGGAGTAGACGGGTGATCCCACGAACAAGCGATTCGGGGCAGGGATCACCCACAAAACGGGGATGAAGAGAAAAGGGGGACTGCGGACCGTTCGCTGAAGAAACGCGAATCAGTCGGGGGTGATGCCGGGCTGACGACGCGCGGTCATCGGGACGCGGCGCGAGGACGCCTGCGTGAACAGGGCGGGCACGGCCGCGGGCACGGCGGTCACGCCGTCACCCAGGCACATGCCGGCGTTGCCGGACGGGCCGTCGTGGCCGCAGGCGCCGCTGGGCAGCGCCCCGAACGGCATCGCCTCGGACTTGGGCGTGCCGTCCGGACGGAGCGGGGCGACCGGGGTGCCCAGGTCGGCCTGTGGCCGCGCCGCGACCGCGTCGGCCGGGTGCTCGACCCGGCTCACGACCGGCGACGAGATGGCTCGCTGAGCGACCGGAACAGCTGCGACAGGAACGAAAGTCCTGTTCACGGCCGTGCGTGAAACCTGCTCCTCGGACCCGGCGGTGGCGATGTCGTCCAGCCGCTGCTCGACGAGGATCACCGGGGCGACCAGGTGCGGCACCGGGACCTCGATGGCCGGCACCGAGGGCGCGGCCGCCGGTAGCGCCTGCGCCGCCAGCCTCGCGTCCTGCCCGATGTGCACGGTGTGCGCGACCGAGTTGTCGACGACGTCACCGGCCGCGGACAACAGGGTGGAGACCGGGGCCGGCTCGGCGGCCGATGCCGTCGCCGAGGAGAGCAGCCAGGCCAGCGCGGTGCCGGCCAGCACGCCGCCGATCAGAACGACGGCACGCAGCAGCAGCGACCGAAAACGGTCGGCTCCCACCACTGCTTGCTCGTCCATGACCGGAAACGGATCCTCTCGAACGACTTCCCGTGGATCCACACCGTACTGGATTCGCGTTGTCGAATAGTACGTCCAGCCGTTACACCATCGGGGGAATCAGGTGAGCTTGAACGGCGTCGGCCGACTCGTGAGGTTACCGAGCTTTCCGACGACGACGTAATCACCGGCGGGCAGCAGCGCCCCGCTGGGCGCGCAGTTCGGCGACGACGTGCGGCCGGCCCAGGCGATGCTGAAGGTGGCCTGCTCACCGGGCTGCAGCAGCCGGGTGTCCGGCGGCTGCTGGTAGTAGCAGTCGGAGCTGGACCACAGCCGGGTGTTGCCGTCGGCGGTCAGCACGAGCAGCTCGCGGAGCTGCCGGGTGACCTCCCGCTTGCACGCCACCGGGCCCGAGTTGGTGATGACCAGCGTGAGCAGCGGCGCCTGGCCGACCCGGTAGCTGGGCTGCGCGACGCGTCCCTCGACGGTGATCGAGGTGTCCGGGCACGGGCCGGGCGGGGGCGGCGGTGGCGGCGGCCCGGTCGTGGTGCTGGTCGTCGGCACGGGCGAGGCCGACGAGGAGGAGGACGCCCCGGCGGCCGCGATCGTGCCGCTGGTCGGGGGCGAGGACGTGAGGCGCTTGCTGGAGGTGGTGGCGACGCTCTGCTTGTTGGCCACGCCCTGCGGGTCGGCCTGCGTGCCGCCGCCGAGCCAGCTTGAGATGATCACCGCGAGCAGCACGACCACCAGGATCGAGCAGCCGAGCGCGACCGCCCGGCGGCGCCAGTACACCGACGGGTCGAGCGGACCGGTGGGCTCGATCATGCACCGACGGTAACGCCGCCGACACCGACCGCCAGGGATTCTGGCGGTCACCCAATCCGGTTGTGTCTTTGCTCAATAGCCCTTGTCAGGGATCACTCGACCAGGTGCCATAGACATCGGACGCAGGGAGGTGCGACATGACCGCCATCGACGAGTTGCTCGAACGCAATGCCGCACTGGTCGACCGGACCCGTGGGGACCGCTCGTCGGCCAGCCCGTCGCTGCACATCGCGGTGCTGACGTGCATGGACGCCCGGATCAGGGTGTTCGAGCTGTTCGGCCTGCAACAGGGTGAGGCGCACGTGCTGCGCAACGGCGGCGGTGTGGTGACCGACGACGTGATCCGCTCGCTGGCGCTGAGCCAGCGCAAGCTGGGCACCCGGGAGATCATGGTCGTCCAGCACACCTCGTGCGGGCTGTCGATGACCACCGATGACGAGTTCAAGGACGAGCTGGAGGCCGACACCGGCCTGCGGCCGACCTGGGCCGTCGAGGCGTTCCGGGAGGTCAAGGACAGCGTGCGGACGTCCATGGCCCGGCTGCGGCACAGCGTGTTCCTGCCGTACACCGACAACATCCGCGGCTTCGTCTACGACGTGCACAACGGTGCCCTGCACGAGGTGTTGTCACCCGGCCAGGGATAATCGGGGGCGATGCTTGCCGCCGACACACTGCTGAGCTGGTTCGACGACACGGCGCGGGACCTGCCCTGGCGGCGCCCCGAATGCACCGCGTGGGGCGTGCTGGTCAGCGAGATCATGCTGCAACAGACCCCGGTCGCCCGGGTGGAGCCGATCTGGCACGAGTGGATGGCGCGCTGGCCGGTGCCGTCGGCGTTGGCCGCCGCCAGCCAGGGCGACGTCGTCCGGGCGTGGGGCAAGCTCGGCTATCCGCGGCGGGCGCTGCGGCTGCACGAGGCTGCTTCCGCCATCGCCACGCTGCACGGCGACGTCGTGCCCGACGACGTGGAGACCCTGCTGGCGCTGCCCGGCATCGGCGCGTACACCGCTCGCGCCGTCGCCGCCTTCGCCTACGGCAAGCGGTGTCCCGTCGTCGACACCAACGTGCGCCGGGTCGTCGCCCGTGCCGTGCACGGCACCGGTGACGCCGGGCCGCCGTCCACCAACCGGGACATGGCCGACGTCGAGGCCCTGCTCCCAGGCGCCGACGCCGTCGCCGCGCGCTACTCCGCCGCGCTCATGGAGCTCGGCGCCATCGTCTGCACCGCCCGTGCGCCGCGCTGCGCCGACTGCCCCGTCTTCGACACCTGCGCCTGGCAGCTCGCCGGCCGTCCCGCGTACAACGGGCCCGCCAAGGCCGTGCAGAAGTTCGCCGGCACCGACCGCCAGGTGCGCGGCCGGCTGCTCGACGTGCTCCGCGGCGCCCCCGGGCCGGTCGCCCGTCCGCTGCTCGACGCCGCCTGGGCCGACGCCGCGCAGCGGGACCGCTGCCTCGACTCGCTGCTCGTCGACGGCCTCATCGAGCAGACCGACTCCGGGCTGTTCGCCCTGCCGGGTGAGCACTGACGCTCCGGTTGCCGGGTCCGGTGCGACCCCGCACCCTGTCGCCATGGCGACCTGCGATGTCTGCGGCAACGACTACTGGATGGCGTTCGAGATCCGGACCGTGACCGGCGAGAGCCACTGGTTCGACTCGTTCGAGTGCGCGATGGAGAAGCTCGCGCCGCGCTGCGAGCGGTGCAACTGCCGCATCGTCGGGCACGGCGTCGAGGTCGAGGGCCGGTTCTACTGCTGCGCCCACTGCGCCCGGACCGTCGCCGAGCTCGGCAATCAGATCCGCGACGCCGTCGGGGTCCGTCCGTCCTGAGGCGTGTTGGATGGCTCCATGGCACAGGCCCTGGAGTTCTTCTTCGACGGTGAGGCCGACACCGCGGTGCGGGCGCTGTGGCAGCGGCTGGAACGGGCCGGCGTGCCGAGCCTGGCCACCCGCAGCCACCGCCGGCACCGGCCGCACGTCACCTTCGCCCTCGGCGGCGCCTTCACCCGGCAGACCCGGGCCGACCTCGCCGCCGAGCTGAGCCTGCTGGCGCTGCCCAGCATCTGGCTCTACACCCTCGGCACCTTCCCCACCACCGACACCCACCTCGTGCTCACCGCCGTCGTCGACGCCGAGCTGCTGGCCGTCCACTCCGCCGTGCACGACGTGCTGGCCAAGAAGGTCCGCAACCCCGTCGCCTACTACCTGCCCGGCTCGTGGGTGCCGCACTGCACGCTGGCCCAGGA includes these proteins:
- a CDS encoding beta-class carbonic anhydrase; protein product: MTAIDELLERNAALVDRTRGDRSSASPSLHIAVLTCMDARIRVFELFGLQQGEAHVLRNGGGVVTDDVIRSLALSQRKLGTREIMVVQHTSCGLSMTTDDEFKDELEADTGLRPTWAVEAFREVKDSVRTSMARLRHSVFLPYTDNIRGFVYDVHNGALHEVLSPGQG
- a CDS encoding A/G-specific adenine glycosylase, producing the protein MLAADTLLSWFDDTARDLPWRRPECTAWGVLVSEIMLQQTPVARVEPIWHEWMARWPVPSALAAASQGDVVRAWGKLGYPRRALRLHEAASAIATLHGDVVPDDVETLLALPGIGAYTARAVAAFAYGKRCPVVDTNVRRVVARAVHGTGDAGPPSTNRDMADVEALLPGADAVAARYSAALMELGAIVCTARAPRCADCPVFDTCAWQLAGRPAYNGPAKAVQKFAGTDRQVRGRLLDVLRGAPGPVARPLLDAAWADAAQRDRCLDSLLVDGLIEQTDSGLFALPGEH
- a CDS encoding LacI family DNA-binding transcriptional regulator — protein: MARSMHVRRPATLASLAAELGVSRTTVSNAYNRPDQLSPELRRRVLETARRLGYPGPDPVARSLRTRKAGAVGLLLTENLSYAFRDPAAVGFLEGLALACEDAGQGLLLVPANPEREDVAAVHRAGVDGFVVYSVPDDDPHLAAVLERPVPTVVCDQPELDTVDRVGIDDRAAITQIADHLIELGHRRVGVLCMRLARDRNDGFVNADRQHTAHFHVQRARLEALATAFTAANVDWTTVPVVERFDHSIASGASAAAQLLDRDPQVTALICTSDILALGALAEARRRGLRVPQDLTITGFDGITESERAGLTTVRQPVLEKGRAAGKLLVNAADHNRPRTVTLATELVIGTTSAPPRITEERWFGP
- a CDS encoding 2'-5' RNA ligase family protein; translation: MAQALEFFFDGEADTAVRALWQRLERAGVPSLATRSHRRHRPHVTFALGGAFTRQTRADLAAELSLLALPSIWLYTLGTFPTTDTHLVLTAVVDAELLAVHSAVHDVLAKKVRNPVAYYLPGSWVPHCTLAQEIDTATLAAGIAALHPAEPIRAEVDEVGITDTVTGEVDVLFSR
- a CDS encoding Prokaryotic metallothionein — protein: MATCDVCGNDYWMAFEIRTVTGESHWFDSFECAMEKLAPRCERCNCRIVGHGVEVEGRFYCCAHCARTVAELGNQIRDAVGVRPS